Within the Debaryomyces hansenii CBS767 chromosome E complete sequence genome, the region atataaagtCTCAATTCCAGCCCATGAATATCATCATActaatgattcattataataattagaATGAGTGCACCattaccaccaccaccaccaccaccaccaccatcACCACCACTACGGGGTATTTATACTCCTATTCCAacctttttcaaaaaggATTTAGTGACTATTGACTTTAACAGCCAGGTTAAACATGCTAAATTTTTAAAGGAGAGTGGAATAACTGGTTTAGTTGTAATGGGATCAACTGGTGAAAATTCACATTTGACTCGTCAGGAAAGATTTTCCATCATTTCAAAACTCCATAGCGAATTGCCTGATTTCACTTTGATAGGTGGTGTCGCGCAAAATAGCGTTGAAGATGCCTTAGACGAAATTGATTCTGTCAAAAAAGCCGGGGCAAAATATGCTGTTGTGTTACCTAGTAATTACTTCGGGGCTTCTATTGAACAAGATGGTATCTTCGACTGGTATACGGAAgttgcaaataaatcatctttgccaatattaatttatgtTTATCCTGGTGTGTCTAATAACATTTTTATTGATCCTAAGACTATCAAAACATTATCTtataatccaaatattgTAGGTACTAAGATTTCACACGGAGATGTGTCACACCATACACTAATTGGTTtggatgaagatattgctAACAATAACTTCAGTTGCTTTACTGGTTTGGGTCAGATATTACTCCCGGCCTTAGTAGTTGGCTTTAAGGGAACTATCGATGCATTGAGTGGGGCGACTCCAAagatttatattgaaattttaaatttatacaACAAGGgagaattaaaaaatgcTGCTCAACTACAACTTGTTGCCACTAGAGGTGAGGAGTTGGTTGTAAAGTTCGGAGTGATTGGTATTAAAAAGGCTATTTTAGCAGCAACTGGAATAGGTGAGACTCATTTAGGTCGTGCTCCACTAAATCAAGATATTTCCGAAGCTGATTGGAACCAATACAGTGCCCACCTTTCTGAACTAATTAGTATAGAAATGACCTTGTAGCGCTTAT harbors:
- a CDS encoding DEHA2E01056p (similar to uniprot|Q7RX51 Neurospora crassa NCU05037 Hypothetical protein), with the protein product MSAPLPPPPPPPPPSPPLRGIYTPIPTFFKKDLVTIDFNSQVKHAKFLKESGITGLVVMGSTGENSHLTRQERFSIISKLHSELPDFTLIGGVAQNSVEDALDEIDSVKKAGAKYAVVLPSNYFGASIEQDGIFDWYTEVANKSSLPILIYVYPGVSNNIFIDPKTIKTLSYNPNIVGTKISHGDVSHHTLIGLDEDIANNNFSCFTGLGQILLPALVVGFKGTIDALSGATPKIYIEILNLYNKGELKNAAQLQLVATRGEELVVKFGVIGIKKAILAATGIGETHLGRAPLNQDISEADWNQYSAHLSELISIEMTL